A genomic segment from Desulfomonile tiedjei encodes:
- a CDS encoding ABC transporter ATP-binding protein produces the protein MTPAYSVEGLEFGYGTCPVLSLDKLEVSAGEIVALVGPNGAGKTTLLHLLAFIEPPQQGRISFFGEKSTRKNLLPFRRRVGLLLQKPYLFHTTVIANILWGLNLRGISGAGAKQSALAALDRVGLMGFENRRASALSGGEAQRVALARALVLEPEVLLLDEPFTHMDQQNVQRTEEIVVHLNRDRGATVVFTTHNPSSVQHLAHRILHLFRGRLAAGSPDNLFKGELIENGTVFDTGRIKVRLLGPVKQGNCLSIDASQIVLSVNSSQTDGPNVFQGRIVALTQENDHIRVEVLAGERFQVVVRADQAEAYRIGQSVALSLDAEATCIF, from the coding sequence ATGACCCCGGCTTACAGCGTCGAAGGACTTGAGTTCGGTTACGGGACATGCCCGGTGCTTTCCTTGGACAAGCTGGAGGTTTCCGCGGGCGAAATCGTGGCTTTGGTGGGTCCTAACGGCGCGGGCAAAACCACGTTGCTTCATCTGTTGGCTTTCATAGAACCGCCCCAACAGGGTCGGATTTCTTTTTTTGGCGAGAAGTCCACCCGAAAGAATCTTCTTCCTTTTCGCCGCAGAGTAGGACTGCTACTGCAAAAACCTTATTTGTTTCACACCACCGTGATCGCCAATATCCTTTGGGGACTGAATTTGAGAGGCATATCAGGCGCCGGGGCGAAGCAATCCGCTCTGGCCGCGCTCGATCGCGTGGGGCTAATGGGTTTTGAGAATCGCCGAGCGAGCGCGCTCTCCGGAGGTGAGGCTCAGCGAGTGGCTCTTGCCCGTGCTCTGGTTCTGGAGCCGGAGGTCCTCCTCCTGGATGAGCCGTTTACCCACATGGATCAGCAGAACGTTCAGCGAACCGAAGAGATAGTTGTTCATCTTAACAGGGATCGAGGCGCCACTGTTGTTTTCACCACGCATAATCCTTCGAGCGTGCAGCACCTGGCTCATCGCATACTACATCTGTTCCGAGGCAGACTCGCAGCGGGATCTCCTGATAACCTGTTCAAGGGGGAGTTGATTGAAAACGGGACGGTCTTCGACACCGGCCGGATCAAGGTCCGTCTGCTCGGGCCGGTGAAGCAAGGGAATTGTCTTTCGATTGACGCTTCACAGATTGTCCTGTCCGTCAATTCGTCGCAAACCGACGGGCCGAACGTATTCCAGGGCCGAATCGTGGCTCTCACCCAGGAAAACGACCATATTCGAGTGGAAGTCCTAGCGGGAGAACGCTTCCAGGTAGTTGTTAGAGCAGATCAGGCCGAAGCCTATCGTATCGGGCAAAGTGTCGCACTCTCTCTCGATGCCGAGGCTACCTGCATCTTCTGA
- a CDS encoding response regulator codes for MSPGKVKRVPWRSWGDFTGWAQDFSLMKKVLGGFLGVVVLVGLVTSFIGTRLARDTIIDSARMRLLSDLATASYILKNSQENLELKMRLTAGSEKIREYLEKGDSEAIRNRLALISVENDLDYLSITDDKGRVVARAFVPKGRGEDVSADPLISAALAGKHSSGFTLASDERLVAENPGLSNRLKDSQDRRGMVLEAARPLMIGNKVAAVLYGGILLNNNNLIAERISNRLFRGETYGTREVGFVTIYQGDRAISSTLKGDGGLPLIGFKAGDQIRDGVIEKGKADVTWESQLGEKYLSAAEPIRSADGKIIGAMQVATLEQPITSVIDRLVATFIVVALLGALLMGAISYVLVKWINRPLEQMLHAARRAAEGDLSHEVPVIARDEVGELAATFNLMIRNLAASQNRLEEWGRELASKVAAQTGELNQAREQVARVKKLASLEKMADGMAHIMAHISDPRVGMAGPEDAGGTTSRILILDADEKVLDICQRILEGEGFDVTLTKSVSEALHELENEFFDVVVADVDMPEMGGQELLKEMKYRQPEVLVIMTAPFKATEEAVETVKMGAFDYIPKPFGPHQILLMVYTALQTRQMVEKARLQHAEQRAETIFQRLPVAIALADEAHRVVYHNRAFIELASKDGNQESVQGKTFFELFGIDPLDKTRGDDETGGSRWLQLGTVGRTAKLYNFELPEEDLRVLILLDITETVIKDQQADVFKTETITRAQQVIHQQMRVAQEIAGLLGETTAETKVALFELIKLAGEQGESK; via the coding sequence ATGAGCCCGGGTAAGGTCAAGCGAGTGCCGTGGAGAAGTTGGGGCGATTTTACGGGTTGGGCCCAGGACTTCTCTCTAATGAAGAAGGTGTTGGGAGGGTTCCTGGGAGTCGTGGTCCTGGTGGGGCTGGTAACCAGTTTTATCGGGACCCGGTTGGCTCGGGACACGATTATCGACAGTGCCAGGATGCGATTGTTGAGCGACCTGGCCACCGCCAGCTACATTCTTAAGAATTCCCAGGAAAATCTTGAACTCAAAATGCGCTTGACCGCGGGCTCGGAAAAGATCAGAGAGTACCTGGAAAAAGGCGACTCCGAGGCCATCCGCAATCGTCTCGCATTGATTTCAGTCGAGAACGACCTGGATTATCTGTCGATCACCGATGACAAGGGCCGCGTAGTTGCCAGGGCATTTGTCCCCAAGGGACGAGGCGAGGACGTTTCCGCCGATCCCCTTATTTCTGCGGCTTTGGCAGGGAAGCATTCGTCAGGCTTCACCCTTGCGTCGGATGAACGGCTCGTGGCGGAAAACCCTGGCCTTTCCAATCGCCTGAAGGATTCTCAGGACCGTAGAGGAATGGTTTTGGAGGCGGCCCGACCGCTTATGATCGGGAACAAAGTCGCCGCGGTCCTTTACGGAGGCATTCTACTCAACAACAACAACCTTATTGCAGAGCGCATTTCCAACCGACTCTTCAGAGGGGAAACGTACGGAACAAGAGAAGTCGGGTTCGTCACCATATATCAGGGGGATCGGGCAATCAGCAGCACCCTCAAGGGTGACGGAGGCCTGCCGCTGATCGGTTTCAAAGCAGGCGACCAGATCCGTGACGGCGTGATCGAGAAGGGAAAGGCTGACGTAACATGGGAATCTCAGCTCGGTGAGAAATATCTCTCTGCAGCGGAGCCCATCCGTTCAGCCGACGGCAAAATCATAGGGGCCATGCAAGTGGCCACCTTAGAACAACCCATCACATCGGTTATTGACCGTCTCGTAGCTACTTTCATCGTTGTGGCTTTGCTCGGCGCTCTCCTTATGGGGGCCATCTCCTATGTCCTGGTCAAGTGGATTAACAGGCCCCTGGAACAAATGCTGCATGCCGCCAGAAGGGCCGCCGAAGGCGACCTCAGCCACGAGGTTCCCGTCATAGCACGGGATGAAGTGGGAGAACTAGCCGCGACTTTCAACCTCATGATACGCAACCTGGCTGCATCTCAAAACAGGCTCGAAGAATGGGGCAGGGAACTTGCATCCAAAGTCGCCGCGCAGACCGGAGAACTGAACCAGGCCAGGGAACAAGTAGCCAGAGTCAAGAAGCTAGCTTCGCTTGAAAAGATGGCGGATGGAATGGCGCACATCATGGCCCACATTTCAGACCCCCGAGTCGGAATGGCCGGGCCGGAGGACGCTGGCGGCACTACGAGCCGCATACTTATCCTCGACGCGGACGAAAAGGTCTTGGACATATGCCAAAGGATACTGGAGGGCGAAGGGTTTGACGTGACGCTCACCAAGTCGGTCAGCGAGGCGCTCCATGAACTGGAGAACGAATTTTTCGATGTAGTGGTCGCTGACGTGGACATGCCGGAGATGGGTGGGCAAGAACTGCTTAAAGAGATGAAGTACAGGCAACCCGAAGTCCTGGTTATCATGACCGCTCCGTTCAAAGCAACTGAAGAAGCCGTGGAAACGGTCAAGATGGGTGCGTTTGACTACATCCCGAAACCGTTTGGTCCGCACCAGATACTGCTTATGGTTTACACCGCCCTCCAGACCAGACAGATGGTGGAAAAGGCTCGGCTTCAACACGCTGAACAGCGAGCTGAAACGATTTTCCAAAGGCTCCCCGTTGCCATAGCCCTTGCCGACGAGGCCCATAGAGTGGTCTATCACAACAGGGCCTTCATTGAGCTTGCCTCCAAGGACGGCAATCAAGAATCCGTCCAGGGGAAAACTTTCTTCGAACTCTTTGGAATTGATCCGCTGGACAAAACCAGAGGGGATGACGAAACAGGCGGGTCACGGTGGTTGCAGTTGGGCACGGTGGGCCGCACGGCCAAGCTCTACAATTTTGAGTTGCCCGAAGAAGACCTGAGGGTCCTTATACTTCT
- the xth gene encoding exodeoxyribonuclease III, with product MSKLLRILSWNVNGIRAVQKRGFMEWLESESPDILCLQETKASQDQLSDELINPSGYHSYWNSAQRKGYSGVAVYSKQEPLNLTLSMGIKTFDDEGRFIQMDFGDFILFNVYFPNGKSGPERLQFKMDFYDAFLELIESMRKRQNRLIFVGDVNTAHNEIDLARPKENSKISGFLPIEREWMDKAVSHGYVDTFRHLYPDTVKYSWWDLKSRARERNVGWRIDYVFVTKETIDSVKSAFILNEVMGSDHCPVGVQLESK from the coding sequence ATGTCGAAATTGCTAAGAATACTCAGTTGGAACGTTAACGGCATTCGCGCGGTGCAAAAGCGCGGTTTCATGGAATGGCTGGAGTCGGAATCACCGGACATCCTTTGCTTGCAGGAAACCAAGGCCTCCCAGGACCAACTCTCCGATGAACTCATCAATCCTTCGGGTTACCATTCCTATTGGAACTCGGCGCAACGCAAAGGTTACAGTGGGGTGGCTGTTTACAGCAAACAGGAACCCCTGAACCTGACGCTCAGCATGGGAATAAAAACCTTCGATGATGAAGGCCGATTCATACAAATGGACTTCGGTGATTTTATTCTTTTCAACGTCTACTTTCCCAATGGGAAGTCAGGACCGGAGCGACTTCAATTCAAGATGGATTTTTACGACGCATTCCTGGAGCTGATCGAGTCAATGAGAAAGCGCCAAAATCGGCTCATCTTCGTCGGTGACGTGAACACAGCGCATAATGAAATAGATCTGGCCAGGCCGAAGGAGAACTCCAAAATCTCCGGGTTCTTGCCCATAGAAAGGGAATGGATGGACAAAGCAGTGTCACATGGATATGTGGACACTTTTCGTCATCTTTATCCGGATACCGTCAAATATAGCTGGTGGGACCTGAAATCCCGAGCCAGAGAACGGAACGTGGGCTGGAGAATCGACTATGTGTTTGTGACCAAGGAGACGATCGATTCTGTCAAGAGCGCGTTTATACTAAACGAAGTCATGGGGTCCGACCACTGCCCGGTGGGAGTGCAACTGGAATCGAAATGA
- a CDS encoding extracellular solute-binding protein: protein MRKVLVLVAVFALLAFMTCSVGAETRLRMSTTTSTEDSGLLTVLLPPFEKAAGVKVDVISVGTGKALKLGENGDVDVVLVHARAAEDKFVAEGYGVDRRDVMYNDFVVVGPKDDPAGVKKAKTAVEAFKMLAEGKAPFISRGDDSGTHKMEQSLWKKAGVVPKGSWYVEAGQGMGAVLQMAFDKKGYTLADRGSFIAQEGKLDLAIVFEGDKDIFNPYGIIAVNPKKHPKTQYDLAMKFIDYVTGPEGQKVIADFKLNGKQLFFPSAAKKP, encoded by the coding sequence ATGAGAAAAGTCCTTGTATTAGTTGCCGTGTTCGCATTGCTTGCCTTCATGACGTGTTCGGTAGGCGCTGAAACGCGTCTGCGTATGAGCACCACCACCAGCACCGAGGATTCCGGCCTGCTGACAGTGTTGCTCCCGCCTTTTGAAAAGGCGGCCGGCGTCAAAGTGGACGTCATTTCCGTGGGCACGGGCAAGGCGCTGAAGCTCGGCGAAAACGGCGACGTGGATGTGGTATTGGTCCATGCTCGAGCCGCTGAAGACAAGTTCGTCGCAGAGGGCTACGGCGTTGACCGCCGGGACGTCATGTACAATGACTTTGTGGTTGTAGGCCCCAAGGACGACCCCGCAGGCGTGAAGAAGGCGAAGACCGCTGTCGAAGCTTTCAAGATGTTGGCTGAAGGCAAGGCGCCCTTTATCTCAAGGGGTGACGATTCCGGCACGCACAAGATGGAGCAGAGCCTATGGAAAAAGGCAGGGGTCGTCCCAAAGGGAAGCTGGTATGTGGAAGCCGGTCAGGGCATGGGCGCGGTGCTTCAGATGGCCTTTGACAAAAAGGGTTATACCCTGGCGGACCGCGGCAGCTTTATTGCCCAGGAAGGAAAGCTGGATCTGGCAATTGTCTTTGAGGGAGACAAAGACATCTTCAACCCGTACGGCATTATTGCGGTCAACCCGAAGAAACATCCGAAAACACAATATGACCTGGCAATGAAATTCATAGACTACGTGACAGGGCCTGAAGGACAAAAAGTTATCGCGGATTTCAAGCTCAACGGAAAGCAACTCTTCTTCCCATCCGCTGCCAAGAAGCCGTAG
- a CDS encoding ABC transporter permease — protein sequence MDFLIKAFYSAWSLIFGFDPEVYFIVWTSVKVATSATFLASVVGVPVGLVLALRDFRGKPLVMVILNTLMALPTVAVGLLLYAFLSRRGPLGELGLLFTPAGIAAGLFVLALPTVINLTLTAIRSADPRLFVTCKLLGATPVQQAWKILRETRFAVTAAIVVALGRVISEVGIAMMLGGNIKGFTRTMTTAIALETGKGEFELGLALGMILLMVAFGINAVLSLLQRGEG from the coding sequence GTGGATTTTCTGATCAAGGCCTTTTATAGCGCTTGGAGCCTCATATTCGGATTTGATCCAGAGGTCTATTTCATTGTCTGGACATCGGTCAAAGTGGCTACTTCAGCCACTTTTTTGGCCTCAGTCGTAGGTGTGCCCGTTGGGCTCGTGTTGGCCCTGCGGGACTTCCGAGGCAAGCCACTGGTCATGGTCATTTTGAACACCTTGATGGCCCTGCCCACAGTGGCTGTCGGGCTGCTCCTATATGCCTTCCTGAGCCGTCGAGGCCCCCTGGGCGAGCTGGGGCTTCTTTTCACGCCTGCGGGAATCGCTGCGGGTCTGTTTGTTCTTGCCCTTCCCACAGTAATCAATCTGACCCTGACCGCGATCCGCAGCGCGGATCCCAGGCTATTTGTAACATGCAAGCTGCTCGGCGCAACTCCGGTTCAACAGGCGTGGAAAATTCTGAGAGAGACCCGGTTCGCGGTCACAGCGGCCATTGTAGTTGCATTAGGAAGAGTGATCTCTGAGGTCGGGATTGCCATGATGCTGGGTGGCAACATCAAGGGCTTCACTCGGACCATGACCACTGCGATAGCGCTCGAGACAGGCAAAGGTGAGTTCGAGTTGGGACTGGCGCTGGGAATGATTCTGCTGATGGTCGCTTTCGGGATCAATGCCGTCCTCTCTCTGCTGCAAAGGGGTGAAGGATGA
- the trmFO gene encoding methylenetetrahydrofolate--tRNA-(uracil(54)-C(5))-methyltransferase (FADH(2)-oxidizing) TrmFO: protein MRITIIGAGLAGCEAAWQLTKRGVNVRLWEMKPVTYSPAHASPDLAELVCSNSLRSASLQSAVGLLKEELRIIGSLIMEAADATAVPAGKALAVDREHFARFITDRIGQNPLIALERAEVTRIPPAEEGPVIIATGPLTSAALAEDINQVLAAGGLYFYDAIAPIVTADSLDMNKLFYGSRYSDGEGDYLNAAMDEAAYRKFVQAILNADKVDPYPFENIPHFEGCLPVEELARRGPETLAFGPMKPVGLVDPTTGKRPFAVVQLRAENRERTLFNLVGFQTKMTHPEQERVFRMIPGLENANFERLGSVHRNTYLDAPRLLDEFSRSRSQPHVFFAGQITGVEGYVESTASGLTVGIMAAMLAQGITPELPPATTALGALMKHTRDEPAKNYEPMNVNFGIMDPPPSGIGKKQKKEFLAHRALEAIKLWKVTVEPREAEIAGRTFS from the coding sequence ATGAGAATCACAATCATAGGCGCAGGACTTGCGGGGTGTGAGGCTGCGTGGCAGCTTACGAAAAGAGGCGTCAACGTGCGCTTATGGGAAATGAAGCCTGTTACTTATTCACCTGCGCACGCCTCTCCGGACCTGGCTGAACTGGTCTGTTCCAATTCGCTGCGATCCGCTTCCTTGCAGTCTGCTGTCGGCCTGCTCAAAGAAGAGCTGCGTATAATAGGCTCTCTGATCATGGAAGCAGCGGACGCTACCGCGGTTCCGGCGGGAAAGGCCCTTGCAGTGGATCGGGAGCACTTTGCGCGGTTTATCACCGACAGAATAGGCCAAAATCCTCTGATTGCACTCGAGAGAGCCGAAGTCACACGAATCCCGCCTGCGGAGGAAGGGCCGGTAATTATCGCGACGGGTCCGCTTACGTCCGCTGCCCTGGCCGAGGACATAAACCAGGTTTTGGCCGCGGGCGGCCTTTATTTCTATGACGCGATAGCGCCTATCGTCACAGCCGACTCTCTGGACATGAACAAGCTTTTTTATGGGTCGCGCTACAGCGACGGCGAAGGGGATTATCTAAACGCGGCCATGGACGAGGCGGCCTATCGCAAATTCGTTCAGGCGATTCTGAACGCGGACAAGGTCGATCCGTACCCCTTTGAGAATATTCCTCATTTCGAGGGTTGCCTCCCTGTAGAGGAACTGGCCCGCCGCGGGCCTGAAACTCTGGCGTTCGGTCCTATGAAACCGGTTGGGTTGGTAGATCCTACAACGGGCAAACGTCCTTTCGCCGTGGTTCAGCTCCGAGCGGAGAACAGGGAAAGGACCTTATTCAACCTGGTGGGCTTCCAGACGAAAATGACTCATCCAGAGCAGGAACGGGTTTTCAGAATGATACCGGGCCTGGAAAACGCTAATTTCGAGCGGCTCGGCTCTGTCCACAGAAATACATACCTCGACGCGCCAAGGCTGCTCGACGAGTTTTCCCGGTCCCGATCACAGCCTCATGTTTTCTTTGCAGGCCAGATCACGGGTGTGGAAGGCTATGTGGAGTCCACTGCTTCGGGGCTGACGGTTGGAATCATGGCAGCCATGCTTGCACAAGGCATAACTCCCGAACTGCCGCCCGCGACCACCGCGCTCGGTGCGCTCATGAAGCATACCCGCGATGAGCCCGCGAAGAATTACGAGCCCATGAACGTGAACTTCGGGATCATGGACCCGCCTCCTTCAGGCATAGGCAAGAAACAGAAAAAGGAATTCCTGGCCCACCGCGCTTTGGAGGCCATCAAATTGTGGAAGGTCACTGTCGAGCCGCGGGAAGCGGAAATAGCGGGGAGAACCTTTTCTTAG
- a CDS encoding (2Fe-2S) ferredoxin domain-containing protein, with product MRVITVCVGSACHLKGSHEIINYFKEAIKEAGLESQIELKGTFCMDQCTDGANMLIDDQIFHIGSIEDARRIFETEILQKRK from the coding sequence ATGCGAGTGATCACCGTGTGCGTGGGCAGCGCGTGCCATCTCAAGGGGTCCCATGAAATAATCAACTATTTCAAGGAAGCTATAAAAGAGGCAGGACTGGAAAGTCAAATAGAGCTGAAGGGCACTTTCTGCATGGATCAATGTACGGACGGCGCAAACATGCTCATTGACGACCAGATATTTCACATAGGTTCTATTGAAGACGCTCGAAGGATATTCGAAACTGAGATACTCCAAAAGCGCAAATAG
- a CDS encoding septal ring lytic transglycosylase RlpA family protein, producing MHQYNKLLQLTIISGLILLFCSACAQKAALVKKDTRRSYTVFGKKYYPMDKVSPGFAQCGVASWYGPGFHGKKTSSGEVYDMHGMTAAHCVLPLNTLVKVTNEATQKEIVVKINDRGPFVGERVIDLSLAAARKLGMEQKGITPVRVTVLGPADTMLASKQREPKDKNKETQQANPFFSKSRRWLASLWGT from the coding sequence ATGCATCAGTATAATAAATTATTACAACTTACGATTATATCAGGATTAATACTGTTATTTTGCTCAGCCTGCGCGCAAAAGGCCGCGCTCGTAAAGAAAGACACCCGGCGCTCATACACGGTCTTTGGCAAAAAATATTATCCCATGGACAAGGTCTCCCCGGGATTTGCTCAGTGCGGGGTCGCGTCCTGGTACGGCCCCGGATTCCACGGCAAGAAGACCTCTTCCGGTGAAGTCTATGATATGCACGGCATGACCGCGGCCCATTGTGTCCTTCCCCTGAACACCTTAGTCAAGGTCACAAATGAGGCGACCCAGAAGGAAATAGTGGTTAAGATCAACGATCGAGGCCCTTTTGTGGGCGAGAGGGTGATAGACCTCTCCCTTGCCGCGGCTCGTAAGCTCGGTATGGAGCAGAAAGGCATCACGCCGGTGCGCGTGACCGTGCTCGGACCCGCGGATACCATGCTTGCCTCCAAGCAGCGTGAGCCGAAAGACAAGAACAAAGAGACCCAACAAGCCAATCCCTTCTTTTCAAAGAGCAGACGTTGGCTCGCATCACTCTGGGGCACGTAG
- a CDS encoding radical SAM protein has translation MRYIGSVYRPPSEAHSLIIQVALGCSHNKCTFCGSYRDKKFVIRSMQEIREDLEDARYMGPVERVFLADGDALCIPQKRLVEVFQAVNEIIPSVQRIGIYANARDILRKSVEDLQELRSLKLGILYLGVETGDSQLLEKIRKGATYDKLVEAARRVKQAGIALSVTVLLGIGGVEAGERHARETARILTDMDPDYVGALSIMLVPGTPLHQEYVEGRFRIPDPFDLINELRIMIAESSFTNCVFRSNHASNYLPVKATLPRDKKEILAAIDHVLGSRDQRTLRPEFLRAL, from the coding sequence TTGAGATACATAGGTTCAGTTTACAGGCCTCCAAGTGAGGCCCACAGCTTGATAATACAGGTCGCACTAGGTTGCAGCCACAATAAGTGTACCTTTTGTGGAAGCTATAGGGACAAGAAATTCGTTATCCGGAGCATGCAGGAGATTCGAGAGGATCTGGAAGACGCCCGGTACATGGGGCCGGTGGAACGAGTGTTTCTTGCAGACGGGGACGCTCTGTGCATTCCCCAGAAGCGGCTGGTGGAGGTCTTCCAGGCTGTTAACGAGATCATTCCGTCCGTTCAAAGAATAGGGATCTACGCTAATGCCCGGGATATACTCAGGAAGTCGGTGGAGGATTTGCAGGAACTGAGGTCTCTCAAGCTCGGAATTCTGTACTTGGGAGTGGAAACCGGCGATTCACAATTGCTGGAAAAGATTCGCAAAGGAGCCACATACGACAAACTGGTTGAGGCGGCCCGAAGGGTCAAACAAGCCGGGATAGCATTGTCGGTGACGGTCCTCCTTGGAATAGGGGGAGTCGAAGCCGGCGAGCGCCATGCCCGCGAAACGGCTCGGATACTGACCGATATGGACCCGGATTATGTCGGCGCGTTGAGTATCATGTTGGTGCCGGGGACGCCGCTCCACCAGGAATATGTCGAGGGGCGATTTCGGATACCCGATCCGTTCGATCTGATCAATGAGTTGAGAATCATGATCGCGGAATCGTCCTTCACCAACTGCGTATTCAGGTCCAATCACGCGTCCAACTATTTACCCGTGAAGGCAACACTGCCAAGAGACAAGAAGGAGATTCTTGCAGCGATTGATCACGTACTTGGCTCCCGCGATCAGAGGACCCTGCGACCCGAATTCTTGAGGGCCTTGTAA
- a CDS encoding helix-turn-helix transcriptional regulator, which produces MNTLLSTKQVAQLLGVNEKMVYSLITEKGLPGTKVTGKWLFPQKLVEQWIEARTVNHPLTPSPLPAYHGLLIIAGSNDLLLDKAIALFNRLYREHIAVFGNLGSLGGLRALRRNLCHVASSHLLQDDSEEYNFRFAIEELGELPAVVNFCRRQQGLLVAKGNPQGISGIADLGRPGIRIVNRQPGTGTRLLLDRELKKEGIEASTIDGYQNEVQRHLDVGLEVLSGRVDAGLAIKPVAEVLGLDFIPLRWERFDLLISKDKFFEQGIQLFLGLLHEPTFMDLAKGEDGYDLSMSGKMVFPQEAKSA; this is translated from the coding sequence ATGAATACGCTTCTTTCCACCAAGCAGGTGGCGCAGTTACTAGGCGTCAACGAGAAAATGGTCTACAGCCTCATCACGGAAAAAGGCCTTCCAGGAACCAAGGTGACCGGAAAGTGGCTTTTCCCTCAAAAGCTTGTGGAACAGTGGATCGAGGCGCGGACCGTCAATCATCCACTGACCCCGAGTCCTTTGCCTGCTTATCACGGGCTCCTTATAATCGCAGGAAGCAATGACCTGCTCCTGGACAAGGCTATAGCTCTCTTCAATCGGCTCTACCGGGAACATATTGCGGTCTTTGGCAACCTCGGGAGCCTCGGTGGGTTGCGCGCGCTGAGGCGCAATTTATGCCATGTGGCTTCAAGCCATTTGCTCCAAGACGATTCAGAAGAGTACAACTTCCGGTTCGCGATCGAGGAACTCGGCGAGTTGCCCGCTGTGGTCAACTTTTGCCGGCGCCAGCAAGGGCTCCTCGTGGCAAAGGGGAACCCTCAAGGCATCAGTGGGATCGCGGACTTAGGCAGACCGGGTATCAGGATTGTGAATCGCCAGCCGGGAACGGGGACCCGTTTGCTGCTGGATCGAGAACTCAAGAAAGAGGGGATAGAAGCAAGCACTATAGATGGCTACCAAAATGAGGTTCAGCGCCATCTTGACGTGGGGCTGGAAGTGCTTTCCGGCAGGGTCGATGCGGGGCTGGCCATAAAGCCGGTGGCGGAAGTGCTCGGTTTGGATTTCATTCCTTTACGTTGGGAACGCTTCGACCTTCTCATCTCAAAGGACAAGTTCTTCGAGCAAGGTATTCAGCTCTTTCTGGGCTTACTCCATGAGCCGACCTTCATGGATCTCGCAAAAGGGGAAGATGGCTACGATCTCAGCATGAGCGGCAAGATGGTCTTCCCTCAGGAAGCCAAGTCCGCCTAA
- a CDS encoding substrate-binding domain-containing protein has translation MILFCTFLVHASISLSLAEEKCTGLYGSGPEKFSLATGSPGELGLLKVWGDAFSSKGNATLCWVKAGSGDSLKLLKEKKVDMIMVHAPAAEKKAVEEGWATKSTLIGSNEFYIVGPANDPAKISEAKTAAEAYSRIADTKSKFFSRGDNSGTHKKELAVWKQAGISPEGDWYIVTKSFMTATLKRANAEKGYFMTDSSTWVAEKNNVPDLKILFRGDKFLINTYHALCQPEGATPGAKTAANFIDFVASQEGQQLLQDYGKEKYGEGLYNDAAYAKKYDE, from the coding sequence GTGATCTTGTTTTGTACGTTTCTTGTACACGCATCAATCAGCTTGTCTCTTGCCGAAGAGAAATGTACCGGCCTTTATGGTAGTGGACCGGAGAAATTCTCTCTTGCTACGGGCAGTCCCGGGGAGCTTGGCCTGCTGAAGGTATGGGGAGATGCATTCAGTTCGAAAGGCAATGCTACATTGTGCTGGGTAAAAGCCGGCTCCGGCGATTCCTTGAAGCTGCTCAAGGAGAAAAAGGTAGACATGATAATGGTCCACGCTCCTGCCGCGGAGAAGAAGGCCGTGGAGGAAGGCTGGGCAACCAAAAGCACTCTAATAGGCTCGAACGAGTTCTACATCGTGGGACCTGCCAACGATCCGGCCAAGATATCCGAGGCCAAGACAGCCGCTGAAGCCTATTCACGGATTGCCGATACAAAATCGAAATTCTTTTCCAGGGGCGACAACTCGGGCACCCACAAGAAAGAGCTGGCCGTCTGGAAGCAGGCTGGCATTTCCCCGGAGGGCGATTGGTATATCGTAACCAAGAGTTTCATGACCGCTACCCTGAAACGGGCCAATGCTGAGAAAGGATATTTCATGACCGACAGCAGCACATGGGTCGCGGAGAAGAACAATGTTCCGGACCTGAAGATACTGTTTCGAGGCGACAAATTCCTGATCAATACGTATCACGCTCTGTGCCAGCCTGAGGGAGCCACGCCGGGGGCGAAGACGGCTGCGAACTTCATTGATTTTGTGGCTTCCCAAGAAGGCCAGCAGCTTCTTCAGGACTATGGAAAGGAAAAGTACGGAGAAGGGTTGTACAACGACGCTGCTTATGCAAAAAAGTATGATGAATGA